A genomic stretch from Nocardia wallacei includes:
- a CDS encoding 1,2-dihydroxy-3-keto-5-methylthiopentene dioxygenase codes for MTILQIMADSDAAQIRLRTADPEVIAAELAERGIVFDRWPTPPGLTAATTDEQILAHYDDRIGRLNADGRYRHIDLASLRPDDTDPEWPAKAAAARGKFLSEHRHAEDEVRFFAAGRGCFYLHLEPEVLAVVCEAGDLVSVPAGTRHWFDMGARPDFVAVRFFEEEDGWVGDFTGDEIGARFPTLDELVAA; via the coding sequence ATGACCATCCTGCAGATCATGGCCGACAGCGATGCCGCGCAGATCCGGCTGCGAACTGCCGATCCCGAGGTGATAGCCGCCGAATTGGCCGAGCGCGGTATCGTTTTCGACCGTTGGCCCACCCCGCCCGGCCTGACTGCCGCGACGACCGACGAGCAGATCCTCGCCCACTACGACGATCGCATCGGCCGACTCAACGCCGACGGCCGCTACCGGCACATCGACCTGGCCAGCCTGCGCCCCGACGACACCGACCCGGAGTGGCCGGCCAAGGCCGCGGCTGCGCGCGGGAAGTTCCTGTCCGAACACCGCCATGCCGAGGACGAGGTCCGCTTCTTCGCCGCCGGGCGCGGGTGTTTCTACCTGCACCTGGAACCCGAGGTACTGGCGGTGGTGTGCGAGGCCGGCGACCTGGTGTCGGTCCCCGCCGGCACCCGGCACTGGTTCGACATGGGCGCCCGGCCCGATTTCGTGGCGGTCCGGTTCTTCGAGGAGGAGGACGGCTGGGTCGGCGATTTCACCGGCGACGAGATCGGCGCGCGATTCCCCACTCTCGACGAACTCGTCGCGGCCTGA
- the mtnA gene encoding S-methyl-5-thioribose-1-phosphate isomerase, with product MGESSVRWVDGAVVTIDQRALPGAVRELRITTVNEVIDAISTLAVRGAPAIGVTGAFGVALAALAHPGDTAKVTAEAARIAAARPTAVNLAWGVRRVLEKLPLGAQAVLDEATAMLAEDGRVNRAAATHAADLVRRLCPDRPLRLLTHCNTGNLATTAFGTALGAIRVLAERGAVENVFVDETRPLLQGARLTAWELAEAGIPHRLTIDAAAAWAMATGQVDCVLVGADRITADGSVANKIGTYGLAVAAHRHGIPFLVVAPESTRDLRTATGAEIVVEERGAAEITHVGGVATAPEGTAVFNPAFDVTPPDLVTAVVTENGVVHSGDAVAEERRIETTRDAPTEDNAAAGYGACALGRAPTTADDIAAVARSLYARGWMPGTAGNISVRAGESALITGSGLAKGELTAADMVTVNVADSQPVSGTRRPSAETTVHTAVYRATDARAVVHVHSPHATAQSVGAPESLRFTGYELLKGLGVADTIDVPVFANHADVARIGVEIECHLAERPDAPPVLFIAGHGITAWGASLAQARDRAECLEAMCELATLTGRREI from the coding sequence ATGGGTGAGAGTTCGGTCCGGTGGGTCGACGGGGCGGTGGTGACCATCGATCAGCGGGCGCTGCCGGGTGCCGTGCGGGAGCTGCGGATCACGACGGTCAACGAGGTCATCGATGCGATCTCGACGCTGGCTGTGCGGGGGGCGCCGGCGATCGGGGTGACGGGGGCGTTCGGGGTGGCGCTGGCCGCGCTGGCGCATCCCGGCGATACCGCGAAGGTGACGGCGGAGGCGGCGCGGATCGCGGCGGCTCGTCCCACGGCGGTGAATCTGGCCTGGGGGGTGCGGCGGGTGCTGGAGAAGCTGCCGCTCGGGGCGCAGGCGGTACTGGACGAGGCCACCGCGATGCTGGCGGAGGACGGGCGCGTCAATCGCGCCGCCGCCACGCACGCCGCGGATCTCGTGCGGCGCCTCTGTCCGGATCGGCCGCTGCGGCTGCTCACCCATTGCAATACGGGCAACCTGGCGACCACGGCCTTCGGCACGGCACTGGGCGCGATCCGGGTGCTGGCGGAGCGCGGCGCGGTGGAGAATGTGTTCGTCGACGAGACGCGGCCGCTGCTGCAGGGGGCGCGGCTGACCGCATGGGAACTCGCCGAGGCCGGAATCCCGCATCGCCTGACCATCGACGCGGCCGCGGCGTGGGCGATGGCGACCGGGCAGGTCGACTGCGTGCTGGTCGGGGCGGATCGGATCACCGCCGACGGCTCGGTGGCGAACAAGATCGGCACCTATGGACTGGCCGTCGCGGCGCACCGGCACGGGATACCGTTCCTCGTGGTCGCGCCCGAGTCGACGCGGGATCTCCGGACCGCCACCGGGGCCGAGATCGTGGTGGAGGAGCGAGGCGCGGCGGAGATCACGCACGTCGGCGGGGTCGCCACGGCTCCCGAAGGCACCGCGGTTTTCAATCCGGCGTTCGATGTGACCCCGCCCGATCTGGTGACCGCGGTGGTGACCGAGAACGGGGTCGTGCACAGCGGAGACGCGGTCGCGGAGGAACGCCGCATCGAGACCACGCGAGACGCACCGACCGAGGACAACGCGGCAGCCGGATATGGCGCCTGCGCACTCGGACGCGCGCCGACGACGGCCGACGACATCGCCGCGGTCGCGCGATCGCTGTACGCGCGCGGCTGGATGCCGGGCACGGCGGGCAACATCTCCGTCCGGGCGGGGGAGTCGGCGCTGATCACCGGGAGCGGGTTGGCCAAGGGGGAGTTGACCGCGGCGGATATGGTGACGGTGAATGTGGCCGACTCCCAACCGGTTTCGGGCACCCGCCGCCCCTCCGCGGAGACCACCGTCCACACCGCCGTCTACCGCGCGACCGACGCCCGAGCCGTCGTGCACGTCCACTCACCCCATGCCACCGCACAATCGGTGGGCGCGCCGGAGTCGCTGCGGTTCACCGGGTACGAACTCCTGAAGGGGCTGGGCGTGGCGGATACCATCGATGTCCCGGTGTTCGCGAATCACGCCGACGTCGCACGCATCGGCGTCGAGATCGAGTGCCATCTCGCCGAGCGCCCGGATGCGCCGCCGGTGCTGTTCATCGCCGGGCACGGCATCACCGCCTGGGGCGCGAGCCTGGCGCAGGCCCGCGACCGCGCGGAATGCCTGGAGGCGATGTGCGAGCTGGCGACGCTGACCGGCCGCCGCGAAATCTGA
- a CDS encoding PadR family transcriptional regulator has translation MSLRQVLLVYLGTKAASGYDIVKGFQDTYGFLWNASYQQVYRDLAKLHSDGLVDLEVVANDPRPPRKVYRLNDAGLAAMQRFLATPVKPPKFNDAFLVKLASIHLMDPDAFTEEFHLLRDSYRQTLTELRHVHDIFRTVPSDVLDKFEGVHLTLRYGIRQVETWLDWATDVEQFLSRQRWTAITPDDAEEFNRIIRQDAVPPSGGDKSTNSPA, from the coding sequence ATGTCGCTGCGTCAGGTCCTGCTGGTGTATCTGGGCACCAAGGCCGCGTCCGGGTACGACATCGTCAAGGGCTTCCAGGACACCTATGGCTTCCTCTGGAACGCCAGTTACCAGCAGGTATACCGTGACCTGGCCAAACTCCACAGCGACGGCCTCGTCGATCTGGAGGTCGTGGCGAACGACCCTCGCCCGCCGCGCAAGGTCTACCGCCTCAACGACGCCGGTCTGGCGGCGATGCAGCGGTTTCTCGCCACGCCCGTGAAACCACCGAAGTTCAACGACGCGTTCCTGGTGAAACTGGCATCCATCCACCTCATGGACCCCGACGCGTTCACCGAGGAGTTCCACCTGCTGCGCGACAGCTACCGGCAGACGCTCACGGAGCTGCGCCACGTGCATGACATTTTCCGCACCGTGCCCTCGGACGTGCTGGACAAATTCGAAGGCGTCCACCTCACACTGCGCTACGGGATACGCCAGGTCGAAACCTGGCTCGACTGGGCCACCGACGTCGAACAGTTCCTCAGCCGACAGCGCTGGACGGCGATCACACCCGACGATGCCGAAGAATTCAACCGGATCATCCGGCAAGACGCCGTCCCACCGAGCGGCGGCGACAAATCGACGAATTCGCCTGCGTGA
- a CDS encoding oxygenase MpaB family protein has translation MGIPTTDTDADARIDRLREMPLSPWLDVGDPLAEAVVATMRARRQPMADPLPRIRRLAADGDRACRDFLRDIETPPEWADFTRMRLGGAMAYRHFGQYIVAVGHGALMTTFSSPDSAYILTRTNRLERDVVRRLIESSDLFFGVLDADELRPGGRAWETCVRVRLMHTMVRLRLAATAWPLPGTPINALQTAAGPLFFGAMMLDRLRSLGASISPGERDGFYLIWRYVTRLLGVPRELLGDTAAEQSVLDARILPYTFDPDDNSRRLAGVALTGLSRMPMARLLPRTGHEVMARYLLGSDHADAMGIPAHRLGSAVMVVLALGLKPYGFVQRLPVVAPRLERFGRRCLQDLRNSA, from the coding sequence ATGGGCATACCGACGACGGACACCGATGCCGACGCGCGTATCGACCGGTTGCGGGAGATGCCGCTGTCGCCGTGGCTGGATGTGGGTGATCCCTTGGCCGAGGCCGTCGTCGCCACGATGCGGGCGCGGCGGCAACCGATGGCCGACCCGCTGCCGCGGATCCGGCGCCTGGCCGCAGACGGCGACCGCGCGTGCCGAGACTTCCTGCGCGACATCGAGACTCCGCCGGAGTGGGCGGACTTCACCCGGATGCGGCTGGGCGGGGCGATGGCATACCGCCACTTCGGGCAGTACATCGTCGCGGTCGGGCACGGTGCGCTCATGACCACGTTCAGCTCTCCGGATTCCGCCTACATCCTGACCCGCACCAATCGGCTCGAACGCGACGTGGTGCGGCGGCTGATCGAATCGTCGGACCTGTTCTTCGGTGTCCTCGACGCCGACGAACTCCGCCCCGGCGGGCGCGCCTGGGAAACCTGCGTGCGGGTCAGGCTGATGCACACCATGGTCCGGCTGCGGCTGGCGGCGACTGCGTGGCCGCTGCCGGGCACGCCCATCAACGCGCTGCAAACCGCCGCGGGCCCACTGTTCTTCGGCGCGATGATGCTGGACCGGCTGCGCTCGCTCGGCGCCTCCATCAGCCCCGGGGAACGCGACGGTTTCTACCTGATCTGGCGGTACGTGACCCGGCTGCTGGGCGTGCCACGTGAGCTGCTGGGCGACACCGCCGCCGAACAGTCCGTCCTGGACGCGCGAATTCTGCCCTACACCTTCGACCCCGACGACAACTCTCGCCGACTGGCCGGCGTCGCGCTCACCGGGCTGAGCCGGATGCCGATGGCGCGTTTGCTGCCTCGCACCGGCCACGAGGTCATGGCGCGGTACCTGCTCGGCAGCGACCACGCCGACGCGATGGGCATCCCCGCGCATCGCCTCGGTAGCGCCGTCATGGTCGTCCTGGCCTTGGGCCTGAAACCCTACGGGTTCGTGCAGCGACTTCCGGTCGTCGCACCACGCCTGGAGCGGTTCGGGCGGCGTTGCCTACAGGACCTGCGGAACTCGGCTTGA
- a CDS encoding TetR/AcrR family transcriptional regulator — MPRPLDQARRAELLSGVIAYIGDRGLTELSLRPLAEYLGTSSRMLIHYFGSKEQMLVAALETQRPDIPAMFADVPDLAALRRRLIESFSMNTTGDWVTSTRVLLQVLGVAAVPGSPFRAYAEDTVHVLVEALTEVLRRTAPELPDPESVATVLVSGIRGLIQDRLVTGDYTRVSKAARLLITRTLEAPSR, encoded by the coding sequence GTGCCCAGACCTCTCGACCAGGCGCGTCGCGCCGAACTGTTGTCCGGCGTGATCGCCTATATCGGCGACCGCGGCCTGACCGAACTGTCGCTGCGCCCGCTGGCCGAATACCTCGGCACCAGCTCGCGCATGCTGATCCACTACTTCGGCAGCAAGGAACAGATGCTCGTGGCCGCCCTGGAAACCCAGCGCCCGGACATCCCCGCGATGTTCGCCGACGTCCCCGATCTCGCCGCCCTGCGTCGGCGGCTGATCGAGTCGTTCAGCATGAACACCACCGGCGACTGGGTGACCAGCACCCGCGTCCTGCTCCAGGTGCTCGGCGTAGCGGCGGTGCCCGGCAGCCCCTTCCGCGCCTACGCCGAGGACACGGTCCACGTCCTGGTCGAGGCCCTGACCGAGGTCCTGCGCCGCACCGCGCCGGAGCTCCCCGACCCGGAATCGGTTGCCACCGTTCTGGTTTCGGGCATCCGCGGCCTGATCCAGGACCGGCTCGTCACCGGCGACTACACTCGGGTGTCGAAGGCGGCACGGCTACTCATCACACGAACGCTGGAGGCGCCGTCGCGGTAG
- a CDS encoding KasA/KasB family beta-ketoacyl-ACP synthase, translating to MGVPTATQTTRNVVVTGMAATTCLAPDLRTTWTELLAGASGIGPLDDDFVAEYDLPVRIGGKLKQRPKEHLTRLEQRRHSYVQQLALVLARQVWQDAGKPEVDGERLGVAVGTGLGGGDAFITAVDAMRAGGYRKVPPLTVPMVMPNGAAARVGLEFGAKAGVYAPTSACSSGAEAIAHAWRLIATGEADMVIAGGVEGYIEAVPIASFAMMRAMSTRNDEPARASRPFDRSRDGFVFGEAGALLVLEAEEFARARRARIDGRVLGAGISSDGYHITGTEPDGAGAARAMRKAVAAAGLTAADIDHVNAHATSTPVGDASEANAIAAVAGQASVYAPKSALGHSIGAVGALEALLTLCTLRDRIVPPTLNFETADEGVELDIVHGQPRRQRISHALSNSFGFGGHNVTLALGAA from the coding sequence ATGGGTGTACCGACTGCTACACAAACGACCCGCAACGTGGTCGTCACCGGCATGGCCGCCACCACGTGCCTGGCCCCCGACCTGCGGACGACGTGGACCGAACTGCTCGCCGGGGCGAGTGGCATCGGCCCGCTCGACGACGACTTCGTCGCCGAGTACGACCTGCCGGTCCGCATCGGCGGCAAGCTCAAACAGCGGCCGAAGGAGCACCTGACCCGCCTCGAGCAGCGCCGCCACTCCTATGTGCAACAGCTGGCGCTCGTGCTCGCCCGTCAGGTCTGGCAGGACGCGGGCAAGCCCGAGGTCGACGGTGAGCGGCTCGGGGTGGCCGTGGGCACTGGCCTCGGCGGCGGCGACGCCTTCATCACCGCGGTCGACGCCATGCGCGCCGGTGGCTACCGCAAGGTGCCGCCGCTGACGGTGCCGATGGTGATGCCCAACGGCGCCGCGGCCCGGGTCGGGCTCGAATTCGGCGCCAAGGCAGGCGTTTACGCCCCGACTTCGGCGTGTTCGTCGGGCGCGGAAGCGATCGCGCACGCCTGGCGGCTGATCGCCACCGGCGAGGCGGACATGGTGATCGCGGGCGGCGTCGAGGGCTACATCGAGGCCGTACCCATCGCCAGTTTCGCCATGATGCGCGCCATGAGCACTCGCAACGACGAACCCGCCCGGGCCTCACGGCCTTTCGATCGCAGCCGGGACGGCTTCGTCTTCGGCGAGGCCGGGGCACTGCTGGTGCTCGAAGCCGAGGAATTCGCCCGTGCCCGCCGCGCTCGGATCGACGGCCGGGTGCTGGGGGCCGGGATCAGCTCCGACGGATACCACATCACGGGCACCGAGCCCGACGGCGCGGGCGCGGCGCGGGCCATGCGCAAGGCCGTCGCCGCGGCCGGCCTCACCGCCGCCGACATCGATCACGTCAACGCCCACGCCACCTCGACACCGGTCGGCGACGCGTCCGAGGCCAATGCCATTGCGGCCGTTGCCGGACAGGCCTCGGTCTACGCGCCGAAGTCCGCGCTGGGGCATTCGATCGGCGCGGTGGGCGCGCTGGAGGCGCTGCTCACCCTGTGCACACTGCGTGATCGGATCGTGCCGCCCACACTCAATTTCGAGACCGCGGACGAGGGTGTGGAGCTGGATATCGTGCACGGGCAGCCGCGTCGCCAGCGAATCTCGCACGCGCTCAGCAACTCCTTCGGCTTCGGCGGGCACAACGTCACGCTCGCGCTCGGTGCCGCGTGA
- a CDS encoding PEP/pyruvate-binding domain-containing protein, whose amino-acid sequence MTTTTTQQPTIVSLRDPRAQNPALTGAKAAALARAAGRGLPVLDGFVLTTAWTEQGRLPEIEWRRLSTGGRRPLVVRSSSLAEDGAEQSMAGLFTSVLDVRDWAGFTDAVGRVRASGAAVAAQSPTATGAAMAVLVQPFLAAAWGGVLFTADPMSGRRDRMVLTAVRGGPSEVVDGSAAGWTASLTRRGHIRTVLTADGPELPARVRRKVIRLASRATAVFGGPLDIEWAVDAAGHAVLLQARPITALRRPGSGPIFGPGPLAETFPDPLRPLEQDMWLTPLADGLRAALELTGAAPARRLRTSPVATAAGGVAVADLELLGAIPPRNTMPRWLDPRPGARRLAAATRVGRLTAALPDLARHTCARVDSDLAEVPPLRHLGASGLLDVLHHTATALTAVHGYEALAGMLLRDDRPAPTAAAMALAALAEARAAGLADDRIAAEYPVVLALTPPRVGAPAALPREVLESTVPEGEFAELAVAREALRLRARWIQELAARVALEIGERLTAAGLLPEPETVALLRLGELRRAVTHRTLPADFPDRTAPEPLAVPTEFRFADGVPVAVARATRSADRGVGAGGGSGRGVVHIGHRPPPGSVLVVRHLDPRLAAEVPRLAGLIAETGSPLSHVAILAREHGVPVVVGYPDATRRLPDGAEVELDGRTGAVRIVPESMEVR is encoded by the coding sequence ATGACCACCACCACGACACAGCAACCCACCATCGTCTCCCTGCGCGATCCCCGCGCCCAGAATCCCGCGCTCACCGGCGCCAAAGCGGCGGCGCTGGCCCGCGCGGCCGGTCGCGGACTGCCCGTTCTGGACGGATTCGTCCTCACCACGGCCTGGACCGAGCAGGGCCGGTTACCGGAGATCGAATGGCGCCGGTTGTCCACCGGCGGCAGACGTCCTCTGGTGGTGCGGTCCTCATCGCTGGCCGAGGACGGCGCCGAGCAGTCGATGGCCGGGCTGTTCACCTCCGTGCTCGACGTGCGGGACTGGGCCGGTTTCACCGACGCGGTCGGCCGGGTGCGGGCGTCCGGTGCGGCGGTCGCCGCGCAGTCGCCGACCGCGACCGGCGCGGCCATGGCGGTGCTGGTGCAGCCGTTCCTCGCCGCCGCGTGGGGCGGGGTGCTGTTCACCGCCGACCCGATGAGCGGCCGCCGCGATCGCATGGTGCTGACCGCGGTCCGCGGTGGCCCGAGCGAGGTGGTCGACGGCAGCGCCGCCGGCTGGACCGCCTCGCTCACCCGCCGCGGGCACATCCGCACCGTGCTCACCGCCGACGGTCCTGAACTCCCGGCCCGGGTGCGGCGCAAGGTGATTCGGCTCGCGAGCCGGGCCACCGCGGTCTTCGGCGGGCCGCTGGACATCGAATGGGCCGTCGACGCGGCCGGGCACGCGGTGTTGTTGCAGGCCCGCCCGATCACCGCGCTGCGTCGGCCCGGTTCCGGCCCGATCTTCGGTCCCGGGCCGCTCGCCGAAACCTTCCCGGACCCGCTGCGCCCGCTGGAGCAGGATATGTGGCTGACTCCGCTCGCCGACGGACTGCGGGCGGCACTGGAACTCACCGGCGCCGCTCCCGCGCGCCGCCTGCGCACCTCGCCGGTGGCGACGGCGGCCGGTGGCGTCGCAGTGGCCGATCTCGAACTGCTCGGCGCGATCCCGCCGCGGAACACCATGCCGAGATGGCTGGACCCCCGGCCCGGCGCCCGCCGCCTCGCAGCGGCGACACGGGTGGGCAGACTGACCGCGGCCCTCCCGGACCTGGCCCGGCACACCTGTGCCCGCGTGGACAGCGACCTGGCGGAGGTGCCGCCGCTGCGGCATCTGGGCGCCAGCGGGCTGCTGGATGTCCTGCACCACACCGCGACCGCGCTGACGGCCGTGCACGGATACGAGGCGCTCGCGGGCATGCTCCTGCGCGACGACCGGCCCGCCCCGACCGCGGCGGCCATGGCGCTGGCCGCGCTGGCCGAGGCCCGCGCCGCCGGACTGGCCGACGATCGGATCGCGGCGGAGTATCCCGTGGTGCTGGCCTTGACTCCGCCGCGCGTCGGCGCACCGGCGGCCCTGCCTCGGGAGGTGCTCGAATCCACCGTTCCCGAGGGCGAATTCGCCGAGCTGGCGGTGGCGCGCGAGGCACTGCGGTTGCGGGCGCGCTGGATTCAGGAACTCGCCGCCCGCGTCGCCCTCGAGATCGGCGAACGGCTGACCGCCGCGGGCCTGCTGCCCGAGCCGGAGACGGTGGCGCTGCTGCGCCTCGGCGAACTCCGCCGGGCCGTCACCCACCGCACCCTGCCCGCCGACTTCCCCGACCGCACGGCACCGGAACCACTCGCCGTGCCGACCGAATTCCGTTTCGCCGACGGCGTTCCGGTGGCCGTGGCCCGCGCCACGCGGTCCGCCGACCGCGGTGTCGGCGCGGGCGGCGGCAGCGGGCGCGGCGTGGTGCACATCGGGCACCGGCCGCCGCCCGGATCGGTGCTCGTCGTCCGGCACCTCGACCCGCGACTGGCCGCGGAGGTGCCGCGACTGGCCGGGCTGATCGCCGAAACCGGCAGCCCGCTGAGCCATGTGGCGATCCTCGCCCGCGAGCACGGCGTGCCCGTGGTGGTCGGCTATCCCGACGCCACCCGCCGGCTGCCCGACGGAGCCGAGGTCGAACTCGACGGCCGCACCGGCGCGGTGCGGATCGTGCCCGAATCGATGGAGGTGCGGTGA
- a CDS encoding SRPBCC domain-containing protein: MTFTIDDSVDIDAPAEVVWQVLTDFSAYGDWNPFVADCRSTLEPGAPIDMRVRLVGPRPMAQREWIRSITPGAGFSYAMKPVPLGALHSLRSHTLTPLDDGRCRYTSHFELGGWLRPVVTATLGGALRRGFGGMTAAVRQRAEQLRKD, encoded by the coding sequence ATGACCTTCACGATCGACGACAGTGTGGACATCGACGCGCCCGCCGAGGTGGTGTGGCAGGTGCTCACCGACTTCTCCGCATACGGCGACTGGAATCCGTTCGTCGCCGACTGCCGCTCCACTCTCGAGCCGGGTGCGCCGATCGACATGCGGGTGCGCCTGGTGGGCCCGCGGCCGATGGCGCAGCGCGAATGGATCCGGTCCATTACGCCGGGCGCCGGGTTCAGTTACGCGATGAAGCCGGTGCCGCTGGGCGCGCTGCACAGCCTGCGCTCGCACACCCTGACGCCCCTGGACGACGGCCGCTGCCGCTACACCTCGCACTTCGAACTCGGCGGCTGGCTGCGGCCGGTGGTCACCGCGACGCTCGGCGGGGCGCTGCGGCGCGGATTCGGCGGCATGACCGCCGCGGTGCGGCAGCGCGCCGAACAGCTCCGAAAGGACTAG
- a CDS encoding HNH endonuclease family protein, with protein sequence MKRGSRQGGALRRTITLVAPVLLAVVLAGGYVLIDELGNKNTDSKPAPAGSTAMVGKDVPESLAKLVVAPEAPMSGYSREKFPHWDSNTPEHGFGADYTQYAKCETRDVMLLRDATPPVTLDAKTCKFTVGKGGGWHDRYGILDRKTGKLKEYKFTTDPSGMDADHIVALAEAWRSGAADKDEAIRRDIANDAENLVAADPSANRSKGDQDPSDYLPPGTYRCAYIDHYIKVKIKYALTVDPDEQSALRTAVDDCVQRGEFR encoded by the coding sequence GTGAAACGAGGCTCCCGGCAGGGCGGCGCGCTGCGCCGGACAATCACATTGGTCGCACCGGTGCTCCTGGCCGTCGTGCTGGCCGGCGGCTACGTCCTCATCGACGAGCTGGGTAACAAGAACACCGACAGCAAACCCGCGCCCGCGGGCTCGACGGCGATGGTCGGCAAGGACGTTCCCGAGTCGCTGGCGAAACTCGTTGTGGCGCCGGAGGCTCCGATGAGCGGCTACAGCCGGGAGAAGTTCCCGCACTGGGATTCCAACACGCCCGAGCACGGTTTCGGCGCCGACTACACGCAATACGCGAAATGCGAAACCCGCGACGTGATGCTGCTGCGCGATGCCACGCCGCCGGTCACCCTCGACGCCAAGACGTGCAAATTCACCGTCGGCAAGGGCGGCGGCTGGCATGATCGGTACGGCATTCTCGACCGGAAGACGGGCAAGCTCAAGGAATACAAGTTCACCACCGACCCGTCCGGTATGGATGCCGACCACATCGTCGCATTGGCCGAGGCATGGCGCTCGGGCGCCGCGGACAAGGACGAGGCCATCCGCCGCGATATCGCCAACGACGCGGAGAACCTGGTGGCCGCCGACCCGTCGGCGAATCGCTCCAAAGGCGACCAGGATCCGTCCGATTACCTGCCGCCCGGCACTTATCGGTGCGCCTATATCGACCACTACATCAAGGTGAAGATAAAATACGCGCTGACTGTCGATCCCGACGAGCAGTCCGCACTGCGCACCGCGGTGGACGACTGCGTGCAGCGAGGAGAGTTCAGATAA
- a CDS encoding NAD(P)H-dependent flavin oxidoreductase has translation MRTEICERLGIDVPIFAFTHCRDVAAAVSNAGGLGVLGAVGFTAEELEVELAWLDEHVHGVYGVDLVIPSKYEGKGIDGLTPAELEAKLAELVPQGHRDFAEKILADHGVPKLPEGEHHNQLLGWTATTAGPQVEVILKHPKAKLVANALGTPPDDIVKQVQDSGRLIGALCGSVKHALNHKRAGLDFVVCQGTEGGGHCGEVSSLVLWPQVIDAVGDLPVLAAGGIGSGRQVAAAMAMGAAGAWTGSIWLTVEEANVPPAQMQSYIDATSHDTIRSRAWTGKPARMLRNDWTDAWESADNPDPLPMPLQMMVALDGVKRGHRYPEAAKDVNFNPVGQIVGMMTKVERTSDVMQRLIEEYLESCERLNKLNNI, from the coding sequence ATGCGTACCGAGATCTGCGAACGACTGGGTATCGACGTCCCCATCTTCGCTTTCACCCATTGCCGCGACGTCGCCGCCGCGGTCAGCAACGCCGGCGGGCTCGGTGTGCTCGGCGCGGTGGGATTCACCGCCGAGGAGCTCGAGGTCGAGCTGGCCTGGCTGGACGAGCACGTGCACGGCGTCTATGGCGTTGACCTGGTCATCCCGTCCAAGTACGAGGGCAAGGGCATCGACGGGCTGACTCCCGCGGAGCTGGAAGCCAAACTGGCCGAACTGGTTCCGCAGGGTCACCGTGACTTCGCCGAGAAGATCCTCGCCGACCACGGCGTGCCGAAGCTGCCCGAGGGCGAGCACCACAACCAACTGCTGGGCTGGACGGCCACCACCGCCGGTCCGCAGGTCGAGGTCATCCTGAAGCACCCGAAGGCGAAGCTGGTCGCCAACGCGCTGGGCACTCCGCCCGACGACATCGTCAAGCAGGTGCAGGATTCCGGGCGGTTGATCGGCGCGCTGTGCGGGTCGGTCAAGCACGCCCTCAACCACAAGCGCGCCGGCCTGGATTTCGTCGTCTGCCAGGGCACCGAGGGCGGCGGACACTGTGGTGAGGTCTCCTCGCTGGTGCTGTGGCCGCAGGTGATCGACGCCGTGGGCGATCTGCCGGTGCTCGCGGCCGGCGGTATCGGCAGCGGCCGCCAGGTCGCGGCCGCGATGGCGATGGGCGCCGCCGGCGCCTGGACCGGGTCGATCTGGCTGACGGTCGAGGAGGCGAACGTGCCGCCCGCTCAGATGCAGAGCTACATCGACGCGACCAGCCACGACACCATCCGCTCGCGGGCGTGGACCGGCAAACCGGCCCGTATGCTGCGCAACGACTGGACCGACGCGTGGGAGTCGGCCGACAACCCGGACCCGCTGCCGATGCCGCTGCAGATGATGGTCGCCCTGGACGGCGTGAAGCGCGGCCACCGATACCCGGAGGCGGCCAAGGATGTCAACTTCAACCCGGTCGGCCAGATCGTCGGCATGATGACGAAGGTCGAGCGCACCTCCGATGTCATGCAGCGGCTCATCGAGGAGTACCTGGAGTCCTGCGAGCGGCTGAACAAGCTCAACAACATCTGA